The Amaranthus tricolor cultivar Red isolate AtriRed21 chromosome 2, ASM2621246v1, whole genome shotgun sequence genome contains the following window.
cgtttttccgtacccgtgtcgtgcccatgtccgttttagtgcaacctagattACAACACGATTCAATtcttaaaacaataaaattatttctTAAAACAATAAagttatcacaaattcttacttcAGACCATAGTTATCAGAATCTCGATTTTGATCAGCGATTCTACGAATCCAAAAATAGGTGATCGATCCAGATTGTTGGTAGAATCATAATGTGGTAGAGTCGTGCTGTCCTACTTAGCTTAAAAATTTAGGTGGTatgatcataacacgattctacgatcttacGATCCAACGATTTGATCCTACATGGGTAGTTTCAATcgtaaaaattttcatattatacAGATTTCACTTATGTATaaatacatatttaaaataattatatcaatacctttataaattttaatttttcatgatttgcagtttaaaaataattaaaagtattattttttaaaaaaatgaatagaCAAAGTCAAATAGGTTTTTACTTACACCtaaaacttaaaaaagaaaacaaatataattgataatcagtaatccaaagcacattaaTACATCTTTGTAGGATCACATGATCCTACGATCCGATTCTACCGATTTTGATCCTACCCTCTCAACGATCCTAGGTAGAATCTCGTTTCTAATAACCTTgcttgagaccgtctttataagagacgCGTTTCAAATTGGTCGACCattattacttaaaaaaattaccAGAAAACGCGCGCTGTGTAATCCTATTCAgaattggtgttataacctattgagattggtattataacctgttaaagttgatattataatctattaaagttggtatcactaaatatgttataataccaattttaataggcTATAACATTAACtacaaataccaattttaatagattataatattaactttaataggttataacaccgactttaataggttataacaccaacttcaaatagGGTTAAACGCGCGCATCAGTTTTTaggtctttttctttttttttaaatgttgggTCTGGGCCTGAAAAGTCGTCTCTTGTAAAGACGGTCACTTAGAAGAGGCTGGGCCTGAAAAGTCGTCTCTTGTAAAGACGGTCACTTAGAAGAGGTGCCCTAAATTATTGATTGGGATGATGGATTAAAGAATGGATTAATTCTAAACCAACTCCCACTTTCACTCCTACCAGTTTTTACTGAAGCTATTCATAAAAGCCAAAGGGTGGCTCTGACTTTTACGGGGTCCATCCACATTTATTGTTTCAAAGTTCAAAGAAGATTGCTGATGTCCACTTGTTAATGTCTTCAAGTTTGTCTGTTGTGGGTAAATGTTTGATAGttgatattgttaattttttattttaatggaaatttgATACGTGTTTCAAGTCAATTATTAAAAGTTTTCTtgttaataatagaaaaaagacgtaaaattttttaatgaaattgtgACACCTGTAtttctttattagtatattttattgatttattgatTTGTGATTTGAGTTACTCTTATGTTACTAATTGTATTCAGGGTCATAGATTAGCAAGACTAAAGCGGAggaactttaaattttttaaaggcTATTATACTTATTGCTGATAATAACTTTTTTCTACACAACatattactaataaaaatatttattcacataatatattataattagaccaaagtatttaaaaaaaaaaagaagtataAAGATTAGTGTTTGTGCCAAACACGATACATTTAAGAGCCCTATTATATTAGCTATGAACAAAACTAGCAGTAGGCACTGGGCAGTAGCAGCCTCGGATTTGCATTTAATAAATTCGAAACGAGGACCAGGAAAATGCGTCAACTGTCTGTTCAATTCAATTTGTATTAACAAATTGCAGTTTTGTGTAGCAAAATCAAAACACGTCACTATTTTGTGTTTAATTATTATAGACTGTATAATTATAAGTATATTATTCATGATCGTTAGTTAGCATGCGTAAAGCGGTTTACAACACAAAGCTTTATTATTGAGAGGTTCTAAAAATCTAgtgttatatttatatgatttattatttcaattacgttatatatatatatatatactattttatatGAGAGTAATAAAGAGATAAAtattattagttaaataaatTGAAAGATCATATCATATACTAgtattttgatattttctttTCATAAATTGTAAGGGTTAGGCCCCAAAATGGCAAAATTTACGAGATGGCCGTGGTATCATTATCTcaaaaaagaattattaatatattatactatCTTAGAATCGGGCCTATATACGATTTTTCTCTCATAATCAAGTCTTGTCTATATTTACTTCCTTCAGATAAGATATTGGATTCGATATCAATTATCACCAATCATTTCCCTTCTATTAATCTACCTGTAATGAAAAACCCATACAatttttatcattataattGTGTACATTAAATACAACTTGGTGATGTAATAAACattgtgtttatatttttaagttgtgtttgacaattgaatttttaataaaCTATTTTAGTTGACTTTTAGCTTTTTGATTAGTCAAATAActataaaactatttggtaaatgactttaaaTTAACCTTTAagcttaaaattaaaaaactgctaattaatttttttatttgactttttaactcATTCTAATAAATAGTCTACAACTAACAACAacttattaataaatatatttttataacaatttttttaaataattgaatTAATAGCTAGCAAATCAACCACGCCTTTTAATATTCAAATTATTGTAACAACTTGAGTAAACAACCATATATGAATCATGACATAGGTTCTTGGTCTACACAAATGTGACCTTAGTTTTTCTCCCAATAATGTGATGAACTCCTTATACTACTCATATTATTTAACACCCACTTGGCCATACCTACTAGAATACCAATCGTGTACTTTAGCCAAGTACCAGCCCATCAACTTCACAACCAATGAACACAATAAATGATACTCCCTCCCTCCCTGATAAGTTGTCACGCTTTCTATTTtaataaatctttttaattttataacatTTCTTATCCATAAATTTTcactcatctttttttttttttacaaaaatttaataatttattgataaaaatgtgTACATCATTTACAACAGAGTAACAACTgatcaaatacataacaattttaatcaaataaaattatatatggaAAGAGTCACGATCATTATAAAAGATATCTAATACTGAAGTTTTCCCTCAATTACCTCGTTGTTTGATATAGCCTCCTTCGATGGGATCTTTAGATCTGGTGTGGCTTTGAAATAGTGATAGGTTTGAGACTATTGACAGTATTAATAGAACTAACACCTATAATGacgttatatatttttttaccacGAATTAAAACAAGACGCAAAATTCTCACCCATCTCATTTTAATCTTGTCTTTACCCACACAATTTAGTGATCTCCATCTTTTTCTTATCACGTGTGCAATTGGTAGATGTTACAATCTCCTCGAACACAGAGAACACTACTATAAGTTACTGTAGTCTAATATAGACTTGATCCATGCAATTTTTAATGTGGGCCCTATCTTAATTTTCTATTCACAAGCTTAATCTACTCATTTTCTAAGTCACTCTCCTTAAATTTAAATCCGTCTACAATATTTTTCTGTGGAAAGTGATGACCTATTGTCACAATCAAACGTCACAACTGGTCATAATCAACAaaccaagtaaaaaaaaagtcatcCAATTCATATTACAATACAGAAAAGACCATAAATTAAGCAAAGAATTCAGGCagccaatatttttttttctgacaaTGGCTGTATTCTATTGCCTTCTTTTCTTTGTGCACTACTTTTGCAGTAAACTTTCCGGTGCCATAGACAATAACACcatcacaaaaacaaaatccCTTCAAAATCATCAATCTATAATCTCAAAAAATGGTACTTTTAAGCTGGGTTTTTTCACCCCACAAGGATCCAACAATCAGTATGTTGGAATATGGTTTAACCAGATTCCTGTGCAGACTGTTGTTTGGGTTGCTAATAGAGATAAACCCATCAATAATTCGTCGTGCCAATTGCGAATTTCTGATGATGGTAATCTTGAGTTGATTAATGATCAGAAAGTGATCATTTGGTCTacaaatgtagcaaattcaacCAACTTGAATTCGACTGCACAGGTTCTTGATTCAGGGAATTTGGTTTTACAACAGGTTAACACTAATGGAACAGTAACATTATGGCAAAGTTTCGATCATCCTACTAATACATTCTTACCTGGTATGAAACCAACGGTTGCTAATACTCCTAATAAGAATTACACCATTTTTCGATCCTGGAAAAGCCCGTCTGATCCTTCTGATGGGAGTTTTGCTGACGGTATTGGTACTACAGgtgattgttattttatattctttggtttatgttattagttgaAGGTCTTACTGGCCGCAATTCGtccaaaaacttaagttgatggttgaggtccTGAACGCTAACACGCCTCTCACACAAGAGGCAACACAGGTCTCTTTCATAAATGAAGtgggttgagattcaaacccttGTTACACtggcttttgataccatgtcgGTGGCTTTTGATACTATGTCaggaaaccaactcaaccaaaagcttaagttgatggttgaggagTTAGAATATGTTACATATTCTAACAGGATGATATGTTGGCATCCAACCCTGTCCAAACTTTGATCATAGCTTCTAGGAGCTTTATATACCGAGTGTGATGAATGatcatatgatgatgatgattggtGTTACAGGTGGAGTACCTCAGATTTATACATGGAACAATGGAGTGAATTTCTGGCGGAGTGGGCCATGGGATGGAAATAATTTCATTGGACTTCCAAATGTGGATAATACTCTAAAAGATGGATTTGTCCTAGAGGTAAATCAAGACCTTGGAACAATTGATATGTCATTTGATCCACAAGATTCTggtcttttatttaattatgttgTAACCCCAAACGGTACAATTATAGAACAATATTGGGATGATACTAGTAAGAATTGGGTACCAGGGTGGGTAGCCCCATCAAGTACTTGTGAGGTTTATGGGAAATGCGGGGTTTACGGTTCGTGTCATCATGACTCGGGCTCATGCAGATGCTTACAAGGTTTTGAACCCAAAAACGACAAGGAATGGAGAAGGGGAGACACTAGCAGTGGGTGTGTTAGACGAGCAGAACTCGAGTGTGGCAAAGGAAGCAATGATAATGGATTTTTGACGCTGAATAACATGAAAGTGCCTGATAATCTGCACCAGATATCAGCATTTAGTCAAGATGGTTGTAAAACTCAGTGTGTGACAAACTGTTCGTGTTTAGCTTATGCGTACCATTTGAATATCGGATGTATGATTTGGACTGAAGGGTTGATCGACACACAGGAATTTTCAGCTGGTGGCATTGATCTTTTCCTCCGACTGGCAGCGTCAGAGCTAGGTGAACCATATACTAAATGTGTTTTTTGTATTTGCACATAAATCTGATATAATTCTGACAGATCGAAGCATACTTTATTTCAGAGGAAAGTAAAAATCATGCAAGGGTTGCAATCATTACATCACTCACAATCGCAGGCGCCATAGTAGTTGTTATATTCGCGTTCTTTCTGAGGAGGCGGATGAAGCGGAGACTGAGAGGTAACATATAAACTATTAAACATCAAGTAAGAAATACTAGATTGGTTTTCTCATATGGGCTTGTATGTAATAGGAAAAAGAGAGGAAATACCAAATGCTTACAACTTTGAAGTTGGAGAACTTGAACTACAAGATCCTCCactatatacatatagtatacTGAGATATGCAACAAATAATTTTGATGAAAGTAACAAACTTGGAGAAGGTGGCTTTGGTCCCGTTTACAAGGTAAGTTGTTGATCAATCTAGAACTTGCACACAACCAAAACATACCATCACCTTGACGCCATTAAGTCCCACCTAGGCGGGGTTTTGGCATCTGATGTTCATAACCTTCACCTTGTTAGTAATATCAAAGATGTTGTTTCCGATAAACACCTTAGTCGTTAGTAgcaaacaatatatataacttTATGTAACAAACTTGGAGCAGGTGGCTTTGGTCCAGTTTACAAGGTAAGTTCTTGTCTTGTTCATCAATCTAGAATTCACGTACAACCAAAACATTCCATCAACTTAATGCCATTCAGTTCCACCTAGGTGGGGTTTTGGTGTCTGATGCAAACAACCTTACACTTGCTAGTGATaaaaatgttgtttttgattgataCCGTAGTAGCAAACAATATATGTAACTTCGCGCAAATAGCAGTGCATATGAATTGATAAGTCATTTTGATATTCAGGGGATTTTGGAAGACGGACAGGAGATAGCAGTGAAAAGACTTTCAGCATCCTCTGGACAAGGCCTAGAAGAGTTTATGACAGAAGTTAAGGTGATTTCTAAGCTCCAGCACAGAAATCTAGTCAGGCTTCTAGGCTGCTGCATAGAAGGAGAGGAAAAAATGTTAGTCTATGAATACATGCCTAATAAAAGCTTGGATGTTTTTCTTTTCAGTAAGTATTTCATCACATCCCCATGTTTGCACAAATTACAATTGCTTGTTTCTCTCTTTTTAAAGAGTTTACAACCCATTTGGTTATTGGCATTAAAAGATGGTAATGAGAATGTTTCgcagtgtaaattttcatgaaatgtgGAAAAGTTAATCATTAAAAAGTTataattcacaattttcataACCACCTAAGACCAGCTCTCCACATGGCAATGCTTTCTAATGAATTTTGCGAAGAAAATGAAACGATTAAAGTGGAACAAGCATAACTATTAAACTTATCAAGAGATTTTCCCACTAAAATTATACtaagtttcattaccattctcACCATTTGATACCGACTAATACCAAAAGAGTCGTTAAAGCCTCGTATACAGAAACTAAAACTATCCAAGTTTTGCTCTATAGATCCCCAGCACCAAGTACAACTATTATGGGAGAAGCGTTTCAATATTATTGAGGGCATATGTCGTGGCCTCCTCTACCTTCACAGAGATTCTAGATTAAGAATCATTCATAGAGATCTAAAACCGAGTAATATTCTGTTGGATGGAGAACTCAATCCCAAAATTTCTGACTTTGGCATGGCACGGATATTTGGAGGAAATGAAGATCATGCCAACACCAGAAGAGTGGTCGGAACCTAGTAAGTATAGTGTTTGTTTTCACCAAGAAATTGTTCATTATAAGAACTTACCTGATGGTTTTACAATGCAGCGGTTACATGTCTCCTGAATATACTATGGGGCACTTCTCTGAAAAAACCGATGTATACAGCTTTGGAGTAATACTACTAGAAATCATCAGTGGGAAGAGAAACTCAACGTTCCATCGCTTTCAGAGTTCGCTAACATTAATGGGATATGTAAGTGACCGAAATTCACATCATTACATTGATTATGACTTATGCCTAAAGGGGAGCCTTGGTGAATCCCAACCCTATTTCAGGTGTTGTTGGGTGACTAAAAGGTCACAGGCTTTATGTTAGACTTTTCCCCTGACCCTCGCTTTGTAGGGACTCTTCCCATTACATTAGTTAGACTTTGATGATTTGGATTTATGTTTTCAGGCATGGAAATTATGGAACGAGGGGAATATGGTAGAATTCATTGATCCACTGATTGCTGATCAAATCGTTCAGAAAAGCGTTCTAAGGTGCATACAGATAGCATTATTGTGCGTCCAGGAACTCGCTAAAGATAGGCCGAGCATTTCCAATGTTATATCCATGCTTGATTCTGATACGGAACTACTACCACAACCCAAAAAACCGCCATTCTCAGAATGGGAGGCTTCGTCTGAGAATCCACAGAGTAGTTCAATTTACAGTAGTTCCACTAACACTTTCTCTACTACACTCATACAGGGTCGATAAAATGAGCTCTCGAAAAACGACATATAGCAGTCAGAGGTAAAGGTGATTCCAGCATAGTACAGAAGTGTGATCCTCTAGATTAAATAGATCagctttttttgaaaaattaagcaGTATAATAGAAAGATATACAtgtgaattttttaattttttttaccatatTAATTCATATTATTACTTATGAGTTGTTTAGCTATAGACTAATAAACATCGAATACCAATTGTTTCATCGGGAAAGATAGCTAATTGCTTCGGAATTTATTACAGTAAATCAGTAAACGAAGATAGAATGACGAACCTGAAGACAGCTCTAATTTGCTCCAGGAATCGAAATCATGCATTCTAAAAATGGAGTCTAACATCGTAATATACACGATAGACGCATGTTCATCACATTATACACATCCCAGATTCCCAATCGAATGAGCTAAGCCGATAACATGCATGTATTCACAGCTAGGTGAACCATTCGCCGCAACAATTGCATATCTCAGCCACAGATTAATCTAAATTGCCCGTCGCTAATCCTTAGGCTCTTCGACTGCCTTCAAATTCGCAAATTACTCAATATACCGCCCGAGATATGTAAATTAGCAGGTCTTAATACTAATCTCGCTCATTGTACACATAAATTCATGGAAGTTCCTAAATTTAACTAGCTCTCTTTGGTTCACAATTCTAAgcaatttttctaaattttcgtAAATCTATACTCGACCCTGCCTTGGGGCCATAGCCCAAGTCATCCATTAAAAATTCTATTAGTAATAAAGTGCGGAAATTTTGAATGAAATgaactttattaaaaaaatctcaaaattagATTCCAGAAATTATAATTCTCAACGTTTCTGTGTTCGAATCTAAAATTAGGATTTGctcgctattactaacaataaacaagaaaaaattaatttatttgctATAGCTAACAGCAAATAAAAGGAAGAGAATGTTATAACATTTGAAGGGACGGAACAAATTTAACGATATTAATTCGTTTTATCAATAGcgaacaagtaaaaaaaaatttgttcgcATGGTAGACTTGCAATAGTTTAATTGCAATCCAGCAAAAATCGAACAAAATCCTAGGGGCATTTGGCACAAGGAAATATGATCTGTGAAACTTTACGATGAGACTTTAAAGATATAAAAGTTTCATTCCTTGTTTAGGATATTAAGAACTTGGAAGAAATAGGTGAGAATGAAAGTCTCACCAATTACTACCCTCCTCCAAGGTTTAATTTTCAGAGACTCATTTTTTATACCCATTTTCTATTCCCATTC
Protein-coding sequences here:
- the LOC130805323 gene encoding G-type lectin S-receptor-like serine/threonine-protein kinase At1g11300, which translates into the protein MTYCHNQTSQLVIINKPSKKKVIQFILQYRKDHKLSKEFRQPIFFFLTMAVFYCLLFFVHYFCSKLSGAIDNNTITKTKSLQNHQSIISKNGTFKLGFFTPQGSNNQYVGIWFNQIPVQTVVWVANRDKPINNSSCQLRISDDGNLELINDQKVIIWSTNVANSTNLNSTAQVLDSGNLVLQQVNTNGTVTLWQSFDHPTNTFLPGMKPTVANTPNKNYTIFRSWKSPSDPSDGSFADGIGTTGGVPQIYTWNNGVNFWRSGPWDGNNFIGLPNVDNTLKDGFVLEVNQDLGTIDMSFDPQDSGLLFNYVVTPNGTIIEQYWDDTSKNWVPGWVAPSSTCEVYGKCGVYGSCHHDSGSCRCLQGFEPKNDKEWRRGDTSSGCVRRAELECGKGSNDNGFLTLNNMKVPDNLHQISAFSQDGCKTQCVTNCSCLAYAYHLNIGCMIWTEGLIDTQEFSAGGIDLFLRLAASELEESKNHARVAIITSLTIAGAIVVVIFAFFLRRRMKRRLRGKREEIPNAYNFEVGELELQDPPLYTYSILRYATNNFDESNKLGEGGFGPVYKGILEDGQEIAVKRLSASSGQGLEEFMTEVKVISKLQHRNLVRLLGCCIEGEEKMLVYEYMPNKSLDVFLFNPQHQVQLLWEKRFNIIEGICRGLLYLHRDSRLRIIHRDLKPSNILLDGELNPKISDFGMARIFGGNEDHANTRRVVGTYGYMSPEYTMGHFSEKTDVYSFGVILLEIISGKRNSTFHRFQSSLTLMGYAWKLWNEGNMVEFIDPLIADQIVQKSVLRCIQIALLCVQELAKDRPSISNVISMLDSDTELLPQPKKPPFSEWEASSENPQSSSIYSSSTNTFSTTLIQGR